The Dyadobacter subterraneus genome window below encodes:
- a CDS encoding DUF4290 domain-containing protein, whose protein sequence is MKEYGSNVQKLADHIVKMEDKAKRNLYAHILIELMRQIHPNMRDNQDYTNKLWDDLYIMSGFQLDVDSPYPPPSPESLGKKPLTVGYNQHNLMYRHYGRNIDLLIQKAIQTENSEDRLAFVSYVFRLMRSFFNTWNKDNPEDHVLIGQLELLTKGQLKEEIDYIRKNGPVDAAPKDRNSNQDRNRGNHSNTFKAQPSQDRQGSNNNNNRNRPNNNNNNKFAGRNNNNNNRNNNNNNNRKKPGI, encoded by the coding sequence TTGAAAGAATACGGTAGCAACGTACAAAAACTTGCCGACCACATCGTGAAGATGGAGGATAAGGCGAAACGCAATCTCTACGCGCACATATTGATTGAACTCATGCGTCAGATACACCCGAACATGAGGGATAATCAGGATTATACAAACAAACTCTGGGATGATCTGTACATCATGTCAGGATTTCAACTGGATGTGGACAGCCCATACCCACCGCCTTCTCCTGAATCTTTGGGTAAAAAACCTTTGACAGTTGGTTATAATCAACATAATCTGATGTACCGTCACTATGGACGTAACATTGATTTGCTGATTCAAAAGGCGATCCAAACTGAAAATTCCGAAGACAGACTGGCTTTTGTTTCCTACGTTTTTCGTTTGATGCGTTCGTTTTTTAATACCTGGAACAAGGATAATCCTGAGGACCATGTATTGATCGGACAGCTTGAATTGTTGACAAAAGGACAATTGAAAGAAGAAATCGATTATATCCGTAAAAATGGCCCGGTAGATGCTGCTCCAAAAGATCGTAACAGCAATCAGGACAGAAATCGCGGGAATCATTCAAACACTTTCAAAGCTCAGCCTAGCCAGGATCGTCAGGGATCGAACAATAACAACAACAGAAATCGCCCTAACAATAACAACAACAATAAATTCGCAGGCAGAAACAATAACAACAACAATCGTAATAACAACAATAATAACAATCGTAAAAAGCCTGGAATTTAA
- the murA gene encoding UDP-N-acetylglucosamine 1-carboxyvinyltransferase, translated as MASFKITGDRRLKGEIIPQGAKNEALQIICAVLLTSEPVTIHNIPNIRDVNQLIDLLGDLGVRKTRLSDSSVRFEANDINLDYLESDSFRQKAAALRGSVMLLGPMLARFRKGRIPRPGGDKIGRRRLDTHFIGFEKLGAEFSYDGEDGGFYRVDAKNLKGAYMLLDEASVTGTANILMAAVMAEGTTTLYNAACEPYLQQLCKMLNRMGAKISGISSNLLVIEGVSELKGTEHTMLPDMIEIGSFIGLAAMTQSEITIKNCQIPELGIIPEVFQKLGIQMEFRGDDIFIPAQEKYRMENYLDGSTLSVADAPWPGFTPDLLSIVLVTATQAQGTVLIHQKMFESRLFFVDKLIEMGAQIILCDPHRATVIGHNRETQLRGIRMTSPDIRAGVALLIAAMSAKGVSIIDNIEQIDRGYQNIDTRLNAIGAEIVRL; from the coding sequence ATGGCTTCATTTAAAATAACAGGAGACAGACGCCTGAAAGGTGAAATTATACCTCAAGGTGCCAAAAACGAAGCATTACAAATTATTTGTGCCGTACTTCTTACATCGGAACCGGTTACAATTCATAACATTCCTAATATCCGTGACGTAAATCAGCTTATTGATCTTTTAGGAGATCTGGGCGTTAGAAAAACGCGTTTGAGCGATTCTTCTGTTCGTTTTGAAGCGAATGATATCAATCTGGATTATCTTGAATCAGATTCTTTCCGTCAGAAAGCTGCTGCTCTTCGTGGTTCTGTGATGTTGCTTGGACCGATGCTGGCACGTTTCCGTAAAGGAAGAATTCCACGTCCGGGTGGAGATAAAATCGGCAGAAGACGTTTGGACACGCACTTTATCGGCTTTGAAAAACTGGGTGCAGAATTTAGTTACGATGGTGAAGACGGAGGTTTTTACCGTGTTGACGCGAAGAATCTGAAAGGTGCTTACATGCTTTTGGATGAAGCTTCGGTAACCGGAACGGCCAACATTTTGATGGCAGCTGTGATGGCAGAAGGTACCACCACGCTTTATAATGCAGCATGCGAACCATATCTTCAGCAGCTTTGTAAAATGCTGAACCGCATGGGCGCAAAGATTTCCGGTATTTCTTCAAATTTACTCGTTATTGAAGGTGTGAGTGAATTGAAAGGTACGGAACATACCATGCTTCCGGATATGATTGAAATCGGTAGTTTTATCGGATTGGCAGCCATGACACAATCTGAAATTACGATCAAAAACTGTCAGATTCCTGAATTGGGAATTATCCCGGAAGTTTTCCAGAAACTTGGAATCCAGATGGAATTTCGTGGTGATGACATATTTATTCCAGCTCAGGAAAAATACCGGATGGAAAATTATCTGGACGGCTCAACACTTTCCGTTGCTGATGCACCATGGCCAGGATTTACACCTGACTTGCTAAGTATCGTTTTGGTAACAGCAACGCAGGCACAGGGAACGGTGCTAATTCACCAAAAAATGTTTGAAAGCCGTTTATTTTTTGTGGATAAACTGATTGAAATGGGCGCTCAAATTATTCTTTGTGATCCACACCGTGCAACAGTAATCGGCCACAACCGTGAAACGCAATTAAGAGGAATCCGTATGACTTCTCCTGATATTCGTGCGGGTGTTGCGCTTCTTATTGCAGCTATGTCGGCCAAAGGCGTAAGTATTATTGACAATATTGAACAAATTGACCGTGGATATCAGAATATTGATACGCGTTTAAATGCAATCGGTGCAGAAATTGTCCGTTTGTAA
- a CDS encoding 3-keto-disaccharide hydrolase: MKLVFSIALTLFCFGAFAQKQVDKKEWKQLFNGKNLDGWDIKIRGYDLNDNFGNTFRVEDGKMVVRYDKYDDFKQKYGHIFYKSDFSYYRIAVEYRFVGEQAPKGEGWAWRNSGIMVQGQPAATMGKDQDFPISIEVQLLGGDEKKRTTCNLCTPGTNVEIDGKLVTQHCVNSTSKTYNGDQWVRAEVLVLGDSLIQHFANGEMVLAYNKPQMGGGNVSGNDIEKVIDGKLLDHGSISLQSESHPVEFRKVEILNLKGCTDPKATNYKDYYVKSYNSACTYKKK; the protein is encoded by the coding sequence ATGAAATTAGTATTCAGTATTGCACTTACTCTTTTTTGCTTTGGGGCTTTTGCTCAAAAGCAGGTAGATAAGAAAGAATGGAAGCAGCTTTTTAACGGAAAAAATCTGGATGGCTGGGATATAAAAATCCGTGGTTATGATCTGAATGACAACTTTGGAAATACTTTTCGCGTAGAAGATGGCAAAATGGTCGTTCGTTATGATAAGTACGATGACTTCAAGCAAAAATATGGACACATTTTCTACAAAAGTGATTTTTCTTACTACCGGATTGCCGTTGAATATCGCTTCGTAGGCGAACAGGCACCAAAAGGTGAAGGCTGGGCATGGAGAAACAGTGGAATCATGGTACAAGGCCAGCCAGCTGCTACGATGGGTAAAGATCAGGATTTTCCAATTTCGATTGAAGTGCAGTTACTTGGTGGCGATGAAAAAAAACGTACTACCTGTAACTTGTGTACGCCGGGAACAAATGTGGAAATTGACGGAAAACTGGTTACGCAGCATTGTGTCAATTCAACTTCAAAGACCTATAACGGAGATCAGTGGGTACGTGCGGAAGTGTTGGTTTTAGGTGATTCGTTAATTCAACATTTTGCAAATGGAGAAATGGTTTTGGCTTATAACAAACCACAAATGGGGGGAGGAAATGTAAGTGGAAATGATATAGAAAAAGTAATTGATGGGAAATTATTAGATCATGGCTCTATTTCATTGCAAAGCGAAAGTCATCCGGTAGAATTCAGAAAAGTTGAAATTCTTAATCTTAAAGGCTGCACAGATCCGAAAGCGACGAATTACAAAGATTATTATGTGAAGTCTTATAATTCAGCTTGTACTTATAAGAAAAAGTAA
- a CDS encoding class I SAM-dependent methyltransferase, with protein sequence MRTKNIKRKGHSEDFFGEYRDFWWNEGFLNLLAKRLQLHTHFNLLDVGCGQCHWSRLLVDYLGSPAKVSGVDNDKKWAKGESELRHYFESKGIDFDLKKGDAHELPYEDETFDIVTCQTLLIHVQHPKVVIDEMKRVLKPGGTILCVEPNNLVQSLTQSSVSMNDPIDEVLDHVKYALIFERGKKKLGLGDNSLGDLVPGFLAQAGFDQVEVRLSDKAIAMYPPYNTEEQIATMKQWQNGNTWSNEEFSDYDYFRAMGQENLDFFEKYKRKYAHLGERMLRNIDANKYHSAGGAMMYVISGTKPI encoded by the coding sequence ATGAGAACTAAAAATATAAAGCGTAAAGGACATTCGGAAGATTTTTTTGGTGAATACCGTGACTTTTGGTGGAATGAAGGATTTTTAAATTTACTGGCAAAAAGATTACAGCTGCATACCCATTTTAACTTGTTGGATGTCGGTTGCGGACAATGCCATTGGAGCCGTCTGCTGGTAGATTATCTTGGCTCCCCGGCCAAAGTTTCTGGTGTCGACAACGACAAAAAATGGGCAAAAGGTGAAAGTGAACTCCGCCATTATTTTGAATCCAAAGGAATTGATTTTGACTTAAAAAAGGGAGATGCCCATGAGCTCCCATACGAGGATGAAACTTTTGACATCGTCACTTGTCAAACATTATTGATTCATGTTCAACACCCCAAGGTTGTAATTGACGAAATGAAACGGGTTTTGAAGCCTGGTGGCACAATTCTTTGTGTTGAACCAAATAATCTGGTGCAAAGTCTGACGCAAAGTTCAGTTTCCATGAACGACCCGATTGATGAAGTCCTGGATCATGTTAAATATGCCTTGATTTTTGAAAGAGGGAAAAAGAAACTTGGACTTGGAGATAATTCCCTTGGCGATCTTGTTCCTGGATTTCTCGCTCAGGCAGGATTTGATCAGGTGGAAGTTCGGCTTTCGGATAAAGCTATTGCCATGTATCCGCCTTACAACACCGAAGAGCAAATCGCTACCATGAAACAGTGGCAAAACGGGAATACGTGGAGTAACGAGGAATTTTCAGATTATGATTATTTCAGGGCAATGGGTCAGGAAAATCTTGATTTTTTTGAAAAATATAAAAGAAAATACGCGCATCTGGGAGAACGCATGTTGCGTAATATTGATGCTAACAAGTACCATTCTGCTGGTGGAGCAATGATGTATGTAATTTCCGGAACGAAGCCAATATAA